One part of the Candidatus Borreliella tachyglossi genome encodes these proteins:
- a CDS encoding lactate permease LctP family transporter, translating into MTSYDFMKALVPIILIIIGLGIIKKPAYYVIPICLVVTIAIVLFDKKLGVANTSLAILEGTIMGIWPIVIVIIAAIFTYKMSESQNDMKIIKAMLSSVSSDKRVIVLLVTWGFGNFLEGVAGYGTAVAIPVSILVAMGFEPFFACLLCLIMNTSSTAYGSVGIPIISLAQATELDVKIVSSDIALQLILPTLIIPFILVMLVGGGIKGVRGIFTLTLLSGASIAISQIYVSKALGPELPAILGSILSMAITIIYVKFFEKRSTTHNNLKVSAMQGFLACLPYILIVSFIILVSPLFYGINKYLSSFKTILSIYPGASSLHFKWITSPGLLIILATVVSYSIRGVFIVEQFKVFILTIKKMAVSSFVIICIVSISRLMTHSGMIKDLANGISTLTSTFYPLFSPLIGALGTFLTGSDTVSNILFGPLQTQIAENINANPYWLAAANTTGATGGKMISPQNITIATTTAGLVGQEGKLLSKTIIYALCYIFISGILVYFL; encoded by the coding sequence ATGACTTCTTATGATTTCATGAAAGCCTTAGTGCCAATCATACTAATAATTATTGGACTTGGGATAATAAAAAAACCAGCCTACTACGTAATACCAATATGCTTAGTAGTAACTATTGCAATAGTCCTGTTTGATAAAAAATTAGGAGTAGCTAACACAAGTCTTGCAATACTTGAGGGAACAATAATGGGCATATGGCCAATAGTTATAGTTATTATAGCCGCTATTTTCACATATAAAATGTCTGAAAGCCAAAATGACATGAAAATTATAAAAGCTATGCTATCAAGCGTATCTTCTGATAAGCGAGTAATAGTTTTACTTGTAACATGGGGATTTGGAAACTTCTTAGAAGGAGTTGCCGGATATGGAACTGCTGTAGCCATTCCAGTCTCAATACTAGTAGCAATGGGGTTTGAACCATTTTTTGCCTGTTTACTATGTTTAATTATGAATACATCTTCAACTGCCTATGGATCTGTAGGAATCCCTATAATATCTCTAGCCCAAGCAACAGAACTTGATGTTAAAATAGTATCGTCTGATATCGCTCTACAACTGATATTGCCTACGCTTATTATACCATTTATTCTAGTGATGCTTGTAGGCGGCGGAATTAAAGGCGTTAGAGGTATATTTACCCTTACACTCCTCTCAGGAGCATCAATAGCGATCTCGCAAATTTATGTGTCAAAAGCCTTAGGCCCTGAACTTCCTGCAATATTGGGAAGTATTCTTTCAATGGCAATAACAATAATTTATGTAAAGTTTTTTGAAAAAAGAAGTACAACTCATAACAATTTAAAAGTATCAGCAATGCAAGGATTCCTTGCATGTTTGCCCTATATCTTAATAGTCTCATTCATAATACTTGTTTCACCACTTTTTTATGGCATAAACAAATATCTATCAAGCTTTAAAACTATTCTTTCTATTTATCCAGGAGCATCGTCCTTGCACTTTAAATGGATAACCTCACCGGGGCTCTTAATTATTCTTGCAACAGTAGTATCTTATTCAATAAGAGGCGTCTTTATAGTTGAGCAATTTAAAGTATTTATTCTCACTATAAAAAAAATGGCAGTATCTTCATTCGTAATTATTTGCATAGTATCAATATCAAGATTAATGACACATAGCGGAATGATAAAAGACCTTGCAAATGGTATCTCAACACTGACAAGCACATTCTACCCATTATTTAGTCCATTAATTGGTGCTCTTGGCACTTTCTTAACAGGAAGCGACACTGTTTCAAACATCTTATTTGGCCCCTTACAAACACAAATTGCAGAAAATATTAATGCTAATCCTTACTGGCTTGCAGCCGCAAACACAACAGGGGCAACAGGGGGAAAGATGATTTCACCTCAAAATATCACAATAGCAACAACAACTGCAGGACTTGTTGGACAAGAAGGAAAATTGCTCTCAAAAACTATAATATACGCTCTTTGCTATATTTTTATATCAGGAATATTAGTATACTTTCTATAA
- a CDS encoding D-alanyl-D-alanine carboxypeptidase family protein, whose protein sequence is MKTISTILKILMLSGDLFSINLFELERVTEYAESAVLLDYDTNRVLYAKNPNSIFPPASLTKLVTIYTALIEARKKNIDFKSNVPISSFASYYNAPLNSSLMFLEEGQRVTFEELLKGLAIASGNDAAIAIAEFIVRGSLSNFINLMNINVLNLGLVNMHFVDTSGYSSDNKTTALEMALFAKAYIDKFGFMMNIHSLKSFIYPKLENLGNTSYSKVLNLRQENKNVLILNYPYADGLKTGYIGASGLNLVATAKRGDRRLIAVVLGVKKEVSNIGEKKRALVAQRLFEYGFNNYSKFSFMVKSREKIYNGVVDMVDISSKESFKYVFSKDEVGRVRVESNIKELIAPLSDNVVVGKATIFLDDSKLGELDLFGQCVERLGFFNNVYKFFFK, encoded by the coding sequence ATGAAAACTATCTCTACTATTCTAAAGATTTTAATGTTATCCGGTGATCTTTTTTCAATTAATTTATTTGAGCTTGAAAGAGTAACAGAATATGCAGAATCAGCTGTTCTTCTTGATTATGATACTAATCGTGTTCTTTATGCTAAAAATCCAAATTCAATTTTTCCACCAGCATCTCTTACTAAACTTGTTACTATTTATACTGCGTTAATTGAAGCAAGGAAAAAAAATATAGATTTTAAGAGTAATGTTCCGATTAGTAGTTTTGCATCATATTATAATGCCCCTTTAAATTCTTCATTAATGTTCTTAGAAGAAGGGCAAAGAGTGACTTTTGAGGAATTGCTTAAGGGACTTGCTATTGCTTCAGGCAATGATGCTGCTATTGCCATTGCTGAATTCATAGTGAGAGGGAGTTTAAGTAATTTTATTAATTTAATGAATATTAATGTGTTAAACTTAGGACTTGTAAATATGCATTTTGTTGATACATCAGGGTATAGCAGTGATAATAAAACCACGGCATTAGAAATGGCATTGTTTGCGAAAGCCTACATAGATAAATTTGGATTTATGATGAATATACATTCTCTTAAAAGTTTTATTTATCCAAAACTTGAAAATTTAGGAAATACATCTTATTCAAAAGTGTTAAATTTGAGACAAGAGAATAAAAATGTTTTAATATTAAACTATCCTTATGCTGATGGATTAAAGACAGGCTATATTGGAGCATCTGGTTTAAATTTGGTTGCTACAGCTAAGAGAGGTGATAGAAGGTTAATAGCGGTTGTTTTGGGAGTGAAGAAGGAGGTTAGCAATATTGGGGAAAAAAAGCGTGCTTTAGTTGCACAGAGACTATTTGAGTACGGATTTAATAACTATTCTAAATTTTCTTTCATGGTAAAATCCAGAGAAAAGATCTATAATGGAGTAGTAGATATGGTCGATATCTCTTCTAAAGAGTCTTTTAAATATGTTTTTTCAAAAGATGAAGTTGGTAGGGTAAGAGTAGAATCCAATATAAAAGAATTAATAGCTCCACTTAGTGACAATGTAGTAGTTGGAAAAGCTACAATTTTTTTGGATGATAGTAAGTTGGGTGAACTAGATTTGTTTGGTCAATGTGTTGAAAGATTAGGATTTTTTAATAATGTTTATAAATTTTTTTTTAAGTGA
- a CDS encoding chemotaxis protein CheD (catalyzes the conversion of glutamine residues to glutamate on methyl-accepting chemotaxis receptors) gives MLDHFNFKLKRDVTIIVPGEAFVSNKRVVSTILGSCVAVVLHDNVHNIIGVNHYVLVKSDLVVDSSQRGRYGVYAIPMLIDAMLDNGASKNNLKAKLFGGANFMAKGAIKVGIENSNFAVNTLAQYGIPVLSTDFNQSKSRKIFAFPENFKIIVEYPDGAKIF, from the coding sequence ATGTTGGATCATTTTAATTTTAAATTAAAGCGAGATGTTACAATAATAGTTCCAGGTGAAGCTTTTGTGTCAAACAAGAGAGTTGTTTCTACAATACTTGGGTCTTGTGTTGCTGTTGTACTGCATGATAATGTTCATAATATTATAGGCGTAAATCATTATGTTTTAGTGAAGTCTGATTTAGTAGTAGATTCTTCACAGAGGGGTAGGTATGGAGTTTATGCTATTCCTATGCTAATTGATGCTATGTTAGATAATGGGGCATCAAAAAATAATCTTAAAGCTAAACTTTTTGGAGGTGCAAACTTCATGGCAAAAGGTGCAATAAAGGTGGGCATTGAGAATTCAAATTTTGCGGTTAATACGTTGGCTCAATATGGTATTCCAGTTTTGTCTACGGATTTTAATCAATCTAAATCCAGAAAGATTTTTGCTTTTCCTGAAAATTTTAAGATTATTGTGGAATACCCAGACGGTGCTAAGATTTTTTAA
- the pepD gene encoding beta-Ala-His dipeptidase — MENIVIDYFRRISQIPRCSKNLKGISNFIKEEAKKFGHSFREDSTGNIVVEIKSNGGGNTGPIILQAHTDMVCEKNESVIHDFQRDPIKIIENNGYFSAAGTTLGADDGIGVAMMLGIMSESESFKHPSLELLFTVDEEIGLIGAIGLDPSLCNGRLLINLDGEEEGYFLVGCAGSRLVNVNFEPKYRQGRKRLGIEILFTALKGGHSGADIHMDLANSLKLIFFALSRLRSKMEFEIEYIYGGDKSNAIPREAKTLIYIEPENYPLLERELELFKIHSKEMYTLDCDFEIILRKVDSSDNVLDDMDQDKLLNVGMAFLHGVQKVENYDEKLVRTSLNFASLSKVDDKYQFVFTIRSLLDIEKEYIFSHISAIGNLAGVDLEIVYDYPAWKPAHDSRLLQHLRDVYKDMYHKDAKTIVIHAGLETGIISSKLGGIDSVTIGPWIESVHTPRERVDIASTIRVYDFLKKSLEGL, encoded by the coding sequence ATGGAAAATATTGTAATTGATTATTTTAGGAGAATATCCCAAATTCCTAGATGTTCAAAGAATTTAAAAGGTATTAGTAATTTTATTAAAGAAGAAGCTAAAAAATTTGGACATTCTTTTAGGGAAGATAGTACTGGTAATATTGTAGTTGAGATTAAATCTAATGGTGGTGGCAATACAGGGCCTATTATTTTGCAAGCTCACACAGATATGGTTTGTGAGAAAAATGAATCTGTGATTCATGATTTTCAGCGTGATCCAATCAAGATAATTGAGAATAATGGGTATTTTAGTGCAGCAGGCACTACTCTTGGTGCTGATGATGGGATTGGAGTTGCTATGATGCTTGGGATTATGAGTGAGTCTGAGAGTTTTAAACATCCTAGTTTAGAGCTTCTATTTACTGTTGATGAGGAGATAGGGTTGATAGGTGCTATTGGGCTTGATCCGAGTTTATGTAATGGAAGACTGTTAATTAATCTTGATGGGGAAGAAGAGGGATATTTTTTAGTTGGATGTGCTGGTTCTCGACTTGTTAATGTTAACTTTGAACCGAAATATAGACAGGGTAGGAAGAGATTGGGTATTGAGATTTTGTTCACAGCCCTTAAAGGTGGGCATTCAGGTGCAGATATTCATATGGACTTAGCTAATTCTTTAAAATTAATATTTTTTGCTTTAAGTAGACTCAGGTCAAAGATGGAATTTGAGATTGAATATATCTATGGTGGGGATAAGAGTAATGCAATCCCTAGAGAGGCAAAGACTTTAATATATATTGAACCTGAGAATTATCCCTTACTGGAAAGAGAGTTAGAATTATTTAAGATTCATTCAAAAGAAATGTATACTCTTGATTGTGATTTTGAGATTATTTTAAGGAAGGTAGATTCTTCTGACAATGTTTTAGATGATATGGATCAAGACAAACTTTTAAATGTGGGTATGGCATTTCTACATGGAGTGCAAAAGGTTGAAAATTATGATGAAAAACTTGTCAGAACATCTCTAAATTTTGCCAGTCTTTCAAAAGTTGACGATAAATATCAGTTTGTATTTACTATAAGGTCTTTACTAGATATTGAGAAAGAATATATTTTTAGTCACATAAGTGCGATTGGTAATCTAGCAGGTGTTGATCTTGAAATAGTGTATGATTATCCCGCTTGGAAACCGGCTCATGATAGTAGGCTTTTGCAGCATCTTAGGGATGTATATAAGGATATGTACCATAAAGATGCTAAAACTATAGTGATTCATGCTGGTCTTGAGACTGGGATAATATCTTCAAAGTTAGGAGGAATAGATTCAGTTACAATCGGACCTTGGATTGAGAGTGTTCATACACCAAGAGAGAGGGTCGATATTGCTTCAACTATTAGGGTTTATGACTTTTTAAAGAAAAGCTTAGAGGGTTTATAG
- the tig gene encoding trigger factor: protein MILSNSVKLLSDSKVEAVIRISREFVKNKYNEFLRDYSTRLKVQGFRVGKIPFSIIESKYSSNLKALTMEKIIHKSLEEFFKSATYKPLGYAVPKVIDEKLEIDFEKDFEFTVIYETYPEFEIPDISHILVEIPEVVVSDSDVEDELRLLQIENSIVVEDKGDVKRDSIVKVDFVELDDSLGEILTTKRQDFVFTVGESNNYYGFDEDIIGMKRHEEKIIEKTYGVDYKFSELVGSLKRLKITIKDIKKRDIPDLDDDFAKDINDSFNTLEELKEHIRKNMLTMTKEKQKSLKLSKLLSDVSERLSIEIPPAMFEAELKNVLNEFSKQNKISLEQLGNSLQSLEGFGDDIFRDNVLKNLKSKLILQKMVDDDIEEVTDVDLDKELARQAENTKMELSEVRRFYEEKNLLGILKDEIKEQRVKSKILNDVKEVKLKKIAFREFISYKIGE from the coding sequence GTGATATTAAGTAATAGTGTAAAGTTGCTTTCAGACTCTAAGGTTGAAGCTGTTATTAGAATTTCAAGAGAGTTTGTTAAGAACAAATACAATGAGTTTTTAAGAGATTATTCTACCCGTCTTAAGGTTCAGGGGTTTCGAGTAGGAAAAATTCCTTTTAGTATTATCGAAAGTAAATACTCTAGTAATTTAAAAGCTTTGACTATGGAAAAAATTATTCATAAATCTTTAGAAGAATTTTTTAAAAGTGCAACTTATAAGCCATTGGGGTATGCTGTTCCTAAAGTAATAGATGAGAAATTGGAAATAGATTTTGAGAAGGATTTTGAGTTTACTGTTATTTATGAGACTTATCCTGAATTTGAGATACCAGACATTTCTCATATTTTGGTAGAAATTCCGGAAGTTGTTGTCTCTGATTCTGATGTTGAAGATGAGCTTAGGTTATTACAGATTGAAAACTCGATTGTTGTTGAGGATAAGGGAGATGTTAAGAGAGATAGTATTGTTAAGGTAGATTTTGTTGAGCTTGATGATTCTTTAGGAGAGATTTTAACAACTAAGAGACAAGATTTTGTTTTTACTGTTGGAGAGTCCAATAATTATTATGGGTTTGATGAAGATATTATTGGAATGAAGAGGCATGAGGAAAAAATAATAGAGAAGACTTATGGCGTAGATTATAAATTTAGTGAACTTGTTGGTTCTTTAAAGCGATTAAAGATTACTATTAAGGACATAAAGAAGCGAGATATTCCTGATCTTGATGATGATTTTGCAAAAGATATTAATGATAGTTTTAATACACTTGAAGAACTTAAAGAACACATAAGGAAGAACATGTTGACAATGACTAAGGAAAAGCAAAAATCTCTTAAGCTTTCAAAATTATTATCTGATGTTTCAGAAAGATTAAGCATAGAAATTCCACCTGCTATGTTTGAGGCTGAGCTTAAAAATGTTTTAAACGAATTTTCAAAGCAAAATAAGATTAGTCTTGAGCAATTAGGCAATTCTTTACAAAGTTTAGAAGGTTTTGGTGATGATATTTTTAGGGATAATGTGCTTAAAAATTTAAAGTCTAAGTTAATTTTACAAAAAATGGTAGATGATGATATAGAGGAAGTTACGGATGTTGATTTAGATAAGGAGCTTGCTAGGCAGGCTGAAAATACGAAGATGGAACTCTCAGAGGTTAGAAGATTTTATGAGGAGAAGAATTTATTGGGCATTTTGAAAGATGAGATTAAGGAGCAAAGAGTTAAAAGTAAGATTTTAAATGATGTGAAAGAAGTTAAATTAAAAAAAATTGCTTTTAGAGAGTTTATTAGTTATAAAATAGGTGAATAA
- the clpP gene encoding ATP-dependent Clp endopeptidase proteolytic subunit ClpP, with protein MHNIVPTVVEHTGNYERVFDIYSRLLRDRIIFLSGEINDLRANTIIAQLLFLESEDSKKDIYIYINSPGGSITSGLAIYDTIQYIKPDVRTICIGQAASMAAFLLAGGTIGKRESLSYSRIMIHQPWGGIGGQASDISIQANEIIRLKRLIIDIMSDKIGVSNEKLSVDIERDYFMTPENALEYGIIDSILKRN; from the coding sequence ATGCATAATATAGTACCTACTGTTGTAGAGCATACGGGAAATTATGAACGCGTGTTTGATATATATTCAAGATTGCTGAGAGATAGAATAATCTTTTTGAGTGGTGAGATTAATGATCTTAGAGCTAATACAATCATTGCTCAACTTCTTTTTTTAGAATCTGAGGATTCCAAGAAGGATATATATATTTATATAAATTCTCCAGGAGGCAGTATTACCTCGGGGCTTGCAATTTATGATACTATACAATATATTAAGCCAGACGTAAGAACAATTTGCATTGGTCAGGCAGCTTCAATGGCTGCGTTTTTGCTTGCAGGTGGTACTATAGGCAAGCGGGAATCATTATCGTATTCAAGAATAATGATTCATCAACCTTGGGGTGGAATCGGTGGGCAGGCCAGTGATATTAGTATACAGGCAAATGAAATTATAAGACTTAAAAGATTGATAATAGATATTATGTCTGACAAGATAGGGGTTTCTAATGAAAAGTTATCTGTTGATATTGAACGAGATTACTTTATGACACCAGAGAATGCTCTTGAGTATGGGATTATTGATAGTATCTTAAAGAGGAATTAA